The sequence CGTCCTTCAGCGCCTGGATGCACGCGGACAGGCTGTCGAACACGACGGGCGTCGCGTCGGGGGCTGCGGTGCCGAGATAGTCGGCCGCGGCACCGGCGGTCGTGATGACCTTGAGTCCCGCGAGGTCGTCTGCGGTCGCGATCTCGCCGTCCCAGTCCGGGGTAGAGATCAGGGCGGTGCCGAGCTCCATGTGCGGGCCGGCGAAGTCGATCTTCTCGAGCCGCGGCTCAGTGATCTGGTACGTGGACAGCACGACGTCGACGGTGCCGTTCTGCAGCAGCGACTCACGGGTGTCGGCGGTGACGGTCACATGGCGGACGGATGCCTCGCCCAGCAGGTATTCCGCGAGCATCGATGCGAGATCCGCCTCGAATCCGGTGTACTCGCCACTGATCGGATCGAGGAACGCGAAGCCCTTGAGGTCCTCGGGCATCCCGACGACGAGTTCGCCGTCGTTCTGGATCCGGTCCAGCACGGGGCCGCTCGGCAGGTCTTCACGCTGGGCGACGCTCGTCGAGGCGCCTTCGGGTTCGTCGGCGAGGGACTCGCCGCCCGATGCGCACGCGGCGAGGAGCAGCGTCGTGCAGGCCGCCGCCGCGGCGGCGACCAGGACACGTGGGGTGCGGTGCATGGTGACTCCTGTCTTCGTTGTGGTGGTGCAGGACGATCAGCGGCCCGGGACGATCAGTGAGGCAGGATCCGCGAGAGGAACTCTCGGGCGCGGGCGCTCTCCGGTGCTCCGAAGAACGCTTCGGGCGTCGACTGCTCGACGATCCGGCCGTCGGCCATGAATACGACACGGTCGGCCGCGCGGCGGGCGAACCCCATCTCGTGCGTGACGACGAGCATGGTCGTGCCGTCGGCGGCGAGCGCGGTCATGACGTCCAGCACTTCGTGGATGGTCTCGGGATCCAGTGCCGATGTCGGTTCGTCGAAGAGCAGCACCGTCGGCTCCATGGCGAGAGCGCGTGCGATCGCGACCCGCTGCTGCTGACCTCCCGAGAGTGCCGCCGGACGGTCATGCGCCTTCGCGGCGAGGCCGACTCGATCGAGCAGGCGCAGACCGAGTTCCTCGGTCTCCGCGGTGCGCCGACCGGACACCAGTCGGGGCGCGAGCGTCACGTTCTCGAGCACGGAGAGGTGCGGGAAGAGGTTGAACTGCTGGAAGACCATTCCGAGCCGCGCACGCAGCGCGGTGAGCTCGCGGCCATCCGTCGGGAGCGGCCGGCCCTCGACCGTGATGGATCCGCCTTCGATCGTCTCGAGGCCGTTGATGCAGCGGCAGAGTGTCGACTTGCCCGAGCCGCTCGGACCGACGACGACCACGACCTCGCCCGGCGAGATCTCGAGGCTGACGTCGTCGAGGACGGTGTGGTCGCCGAATCGTTTGACGATGCGATCGATGCTGATCACCGGTGCGGCGGCGACGGTCATCCGGCAACTCCTGTCGTTGTCACTACATCGTGGGGGTGTATGTAGTGTCCACTACAGCAGGGGCGGACGTCAACGTCAATGTACGAAATGAGATCGTAACGTCGGCGCGCCCGGCGCGTGGCGGCGCAGGCCGCCCGCCGGAACGCGCCGGCGAACTACAGGCTGCCCTGCGGCGTGGGCAGCTCGACCTCACTCACGCCACCGCCCGCGAGGCGAGAACGACGACGGCCGTAGAGCAGGTAGATGAGCACGCCGATCGCCAGCCAGACGAGGAAGCGCACCCAGGTGAGGGTCGTGAGGTTCAACATGAGCCAGAAGCACAGCACCGCGGAGAGGATCGGCAGGACGGGCGACCACGGCACCCGGAACCCGCGCTTGAGGTCCGGCCGGGTGCGGCGGAGCACGACGATGCCGAGGCTCACGAGCACGAATGCCGAGAGGGTGCCGATGTTGATCATCTCCTCGAGCAGCCCGACATCGGTGAACGCGGCGATGACCGCGACGATGAAGCCGCCGATGATCTGGATGCGCGCGGGGGTCTTCGCGTGTGACGTGGTCTTCGACAGCCATCGCGGCAACAGGCCGTCACGGCTGAGCGCGAACACGATGCGCGACAGCCCGAGCAGCAGCACCATGATCACGGTCGTGAGGCCGGCGAGTGCGCCGAGCGAGATCACCGCCGACGCCCAATCCTGGCCGACCAGGCGGAACGCGGTGGCGAGCGACGGCGTCTCCTGTTCGGCGAGCTCGCGATAGGAGACCATGCCGGTCATCACGATCGAGACGAGCACGTAGAGCACGGTCACGATGGCCAGCCCGAGGAAGATGCCCTTCGGCAGCCTTCGTTGCGGGTCCCGGACCTCTTCGGCGCTGGTCGCGACGACATCGAAGCCGATGAACGCGAAGAACACGAGGGATGCGGCGGCAAGCATGCCGAACACGCCGTACTGCGCCGACTCGGCGCCGGTCGCCCAGGAGAAGAGCGACTGCGTCCACGCGTCTTCGGCGCCGCCACCGGTCGGCACCGGGTCGGGGATGAACGGCGTGAAGTTGACGGCCCGCACGAAGAAGAAGCCCACCACGATCACGAACAGCACGATGCCGACCTTGATCAGCGTGAACACGGCGCCCACGCGCGCCGTGAGCTTCGTCCCGGCGACGAGCAGCGCGGTGAAGATCGCGACGATGAGGAATGCCGGCCAGCTGACCGTGACGCCGCCGATCTCAAGGGTCGACGGGAACGGCAGCCCGAACGCCATGAGCGCCTCGCCCAGGTAGACGCCCCAGTACTTCGCGAGCACGGCCGCGGCCGTGAACATCTCGAGGATCAGGTCCCAACCGATGATCCA is a genomic window of Agromyces protaetiae containing:
- a CDS encoding amino acid ABC transporter ATP-binding protein, with translation MTVAAAPVISIDRIVKRFGDHTVLDDVSLEISPGEVVVVVGPSGSGKSTLCRCINGLETIEGGSITVEGRPLPTDGRELTALRARLGMVFQQFNLFPHLSVLENVTLAPRLVSGRRTAETEELGLRLLDRVGLAAKAHDRPAALSGGQQQRVAIARALAMEPTVLLFDEPTSALDPETIHEVLDVMTALAADGTTMLVVTHEMGFARRAADRVVFMADGRIVEQSTPEAFFGAPESARAREFLSRILPH
- a CDS encoding APC family permease; the encoded protein is MNLRVKSVEASIADAHDEERSLKRSLGTWDLALMGIAVAVGAGIFSVGAQAAANFAGPSVIVSFVLAAITCGLAIMCYAEFASTVPVAGSAYTFTYATMGELLAWIIGWDLILEMFTAAAVLAKYWGVYLGEALMAFGLPFPSTLEIGGVTVSWPAFLIVAIFTALLVAGTKLTARVGAVFTLIKVGIVLFVIVVGFFFVRAVNFTPFIPDPVPTGGGAEDAWTQSLFSWATGAESAQYGVFGMLAAASLVFFAFIGFDVVATSAEEVRDPQRRLPKGIFLGLAIVTVLYVLVSIVMTGMVSYRELAEQETPSLATAFRLVGQDWASAVISLGALAGLTTVIMVLLLGLSRIVFALSRDGLLPRWLSKTTSHAKTPARIQIIGGFIVAVIAAFTDVGLLEEMINIGTLSAFVLVSLGIVVLRRTRPDLKRGFRVPWSPVLPILSAVLCFWLMLNLTTLTWVRFLVWLAIGVLIYLLYGRRRSRLAGGGVSEVELPTPQGSL
- a CDS encoding transporter substrate-binding domain-containing protein; its protein translation is MHRTPRVLVAAAAAACTTLLLAACASGGESLADEPEGASTSVAQREDLPSGPVLDRIQNDGELVVGMPEDLKGFAFLDPISGEYTGFEADLASMLAEYLLGEASVRHVTVTADTRESLLQNGTVDVVLSTYQITEPRLEKIDFAGPHMELGTALISTPDWDGEIATADDLAGLKVITTAGAAADYLGTAAPDATPVVFDSLSACIQALKDGRGDVFLNNTAVAIGLVADDDELVLAGSFDAALFGIGTSKEDPAFTEVVNDFLEQIEADGQWEQAWDRNVGVITGEPAPTPPAVGTLFLD